The genomic region CTAATATGAATAATTCGGATAGAGGAGGAGGCTACAATAACGAAAGCAACAGTAATCGTGTGCGTAATGATAGTAACGAAAGCTCATCATCAACAAGTTCTGCACCCGCTTTAAGACCCCATACAGGTGGCGATATACGATGGGAAGCCATCAATTCTGTAATTGCGAGAGACCGGGAACTTGGGCTTAGCCATTTCAAACTATTGAAAAGACTCGGGTATGGAGATATTGGGAGCGTGTACCTAGTCGAACTCAGAGGGACCAACACCTTTTTTGCAATGAAAGTAATGGACAAAGCTTCTTTAGCCAGCAGAAACAAGCTCCTTCGTGCTCAAACCGAAAGGGAGATACTTGGCCTTCTTGATCACCCGTTTTTGCCAACTCTTTATTCCTATTTTGAAACCGATAAATTTTATTGCTTGGTTATGGAATTCTGCAGTGGCGGTAACCTCCATACGCTTAGACAAAAGCAACCAACCAAACATTTTACGGAAGAAGCAACGAGGTACCACAACATATTTTTTGTACTTCCCTTGCTAAGTTGACTGGTAAACAAATAAGGTTTTTTTGTTAAAGATACTCGGGGAAAGGGATTATTCTGGTTATCTAGTGGCCGTTTCCGACATTTTCCCTGGCCATCTAAAGATATGCAGCTAGTAAAATTTAAACCTGAGATCTCTTTCGAGAATATTGAGATCCAACTACAACTAAGCTATCTTGGAATGGTTATGTTAGGTCAACCGGTAAAAACCGGTAAAGTTTTTTAATTATctaaaatattttacaaaataaagcAATTAGGTATGACCCTCTAAATTTTGTAATTTGACCCGTTTATGCAAACCAGATCTTGTTTGGGTAATGTCAACCCACTAACCTCAACCGTCAAGCCGACCCCAATTGCCACCACTAATTACTCAGAGTTTCAATTTGGTTTCAGGTTCTTTGCATCACAAATATTATTGGCACTCGAATACCTTCACATGTTAGGAATCGTATACCGTGATCTAAAACCAGAGAACGTCCTCGTAAGAGATGAAGGTCATATAATGCTCTCAGATTTCGACCTTTCCCTCCGTTGTTCAGTCAACCCAACTCTTGTCAAGTCATCATCCTCACACAGTAGCAACAATCTTGCCGCcaatggtggtggcggtggcggtggccaTGGTAATACTGGTACGGTAGAAGACAACAATGCGGTTCATACTAGTACTACTAGTAGTACTAATAGTAATCAATCAATGAACTTTTTTCCAAGAATATTACCTTCAAAGAAGAACCGCAAATCAAAATCAGATTTTGGGGTGCTTGTAGGAGGGTCACTTCCTGAACTAATGGCTGAACCAACTAACGTACGTTCAATGTCGTTTGTGGGGACCCACGAGTACTTAGCACCAGAGATTATACGCGGGGAAGGTCATGGTAGTGCAGTTGACTGGTGGACATTTGGGATATTTTTATACGAATTATTACATGGAACAACTCCATTTAAAGGACAAGGAAATCGAGCTACTTTATTTAATGTAGTTGGTCAGCCATTGCGGTTTCCTGAAGGCCCACAAGTGAGTCATACGGCTCGTGATTTGATAAAAGGTTTGTTAGTGAAGGAACCACAAAAGCGAATTGCGTATAGAAGAGGTGCAACAGAGATTAAACAGCATCCGTTTTTCGAAGGTGTTAATTGGGCACTTGTAAGAAGTGCTCAGCCTCCTCATGTACCTGAACCTGTTGATTTCAGCCAGTTTGCAACCAAAGAAAGTGCAGGGAGCCATTCAACTGATAAGAAAGTGTCCGGGAATAAAAAGAGCTGTTCTAATGATCCTTCTTGTGCTAACTTTGAGTACTTCTAGTCTAATATCAAATACATGAATTAATTACAATTTCATGGATTGATTCGACTAAAGAATGTATATATGCACACCTATATACAATTTTTCTTCTTTTGTGCTTGGAGTTTTGACCCACAAATTGTACAAAAATCAAAGAGTAGTGCATTATTAAGTTGTATCTTGTCTTATTCTTAGATTGTTTAGTATGGTTAACTATGTTGAAGTTATGTAATTTGCACATATATTTATTGTAGTGAAACTATTGACATATTTATCTTCTTATTATCGTTTTAAATATTATTAAAGAATCTTATGTTAATTAATTGATCTAATTTGCACTTCCTATAATATTTAAGAAATTAATAACAATGAATAAATAAAATCATGGATTGAGAGAAGTTAGTAGGTCAACCCAATGTATAATAGCATAGTAACATAACCTTACTCTATTTCAGCTTGTTACCAGATCCGTATGACCCGCCCAATTTGACATCATCCAGTTATTATGTTTCAGTGATCTAAAATTTATGATCATGCCTCATGATTGGAATACTTAAATTAACTTATAAACAACAGCTCATGATTTTGATTTAACTATTACAGAACCACACACATAGTATAGGAATGTTACAATAGTCACTGGGCAACTTAATGTGAAGCTTTATATTACATATGGCCTTACAAACACATTAAAGTAGAACCTCACATCACGTTCGACCACCACATCTTTCTTTACCTATTTCTCATTAACATATCTACATTCATCTTATTGCCATCATGGGCCAGGGTGCAATCCCGGTACCTGGCAATGCTGGCCTAATGATGGGAGCCCGTTTTACTACTGAGAATGCTTCATTGAGTTTTGCAGCACGACTCATAACCTGAGATACCTTCTGTAAAAAGAGTAACATAAATATACAACAAAAATAGAAGCATCTATCAATTAGATGTAGAGAGCGCAAAAAAGACGAGCATGTACAGCATATACACATATATCTATCAGATAAGGGGAAGCTTGGATTTCAGATCTGAAACTGACCATACGATACATATACAGGAACTAAATACCAATAAAGATGTTAATGTATCACATACACCACTATGAATGTTTCTACATAGTACATACACGGATATCATATCTACAGTTATTGTGATTCGGTTTCAGCCGTTTTAACTACTTTTGGGACCAAACTGCGTCTGGTTTTCTGTATATAAAAGTACGAAAGTGATTAAACTACCAACCGAAAACTATGACATTTTTTACTTTTATAACAGCCAGTTGCTGCAGATTGGGCTCAACATTTAAGATGCAATCAATTGGGTTTTCGTAGTTTATACTTCATtatcatgtataataataataataatgatgaataataataatatgcaTATGAATGTCTACATAAGCTACATATATATACTATGAATATGACCTTATGTATATGCATAACTAATAATGACTACAAACATATACACTACATGGAATGAAAACTTAAGGCAAATAAAGTAATATTCATCATGAAGCAAACAATTAAACCATGTTCTCAAAATGTAATCACATAAATAGAAATTGACAGTCTACCTACCAATAAAGTTTTAGTGATCAATCTATTCACCTACTACATTCACTTATGATAGtaatgttggagatatggagaactttaaacaattagagggaagattccaggaaactcacacgaagcttccacgaagttgttaggaaactcacatgtagcttctacgaagttgttaggaaactcacatgtagcttccacgaagttgtgaggaaattcacatgtagcttccacgaagctgtcagaaaactcacatgtagcctccatgaagctgtcaggaaactcacatgaagcttcaaggaattgtttttagcttactccttaaattattctataaatagaccctcttgtaactcattgtaaacacaccacaaatattcagtaaatacattctctataATAGATGATAGAATAGAGGAAGAGAGATATTGAACTTGTAAGTTCTGTGTGTATTATTCAGAGTATTATGCCTTCTATATATAGAAGGTGTAATTACACTAAATATCCCTAAACTATAAATAGAACATAACCTTATACAATTATAGTTGTCTAATATTCCCCCGCAAGCTAAGGGCGGGATACGACTTGTAGCTTGGATCGTAATAGAAGAAATCTTGGTGAGGACAACGGTTTGGTGAAGATATCAGCAATCTGATCGTCAGTAGTTATAAACTGAACTGAAAGTTTTTGTTGAGCAACTCTTTCTCGAACAAAGTGAAAATCAACTTCTACATGttttgtacatgcatgaaagactgGGTTAGCTGAGAGATACGTAGCGCCAAGGTTATCACACCATAAGGTAGGAACTGATTTAACAGGCACACGAAGTTCACGTAATAAATCTTGAAGCCATGTTAGTTCTGCAACTGTGTCAGCTAGGGCCTTGTATTCAGATTCTGTTGAAGATCGAGAGACAGTCTTTTGTTTTCGTGCAGACCATGATACTAGGTTTGAACCTAGATATATAGCATATCCTCCCGTGTATCGACGGTCATCTGGACAACCTGCCCAGTCAGCATCAGAGAAGCTAGTCAGTGAGTTGTATGTGGAATCAGTGTATGCATGAAGCACTGTTCCGGAGCCGTGTATAAATCGTAACCCATAATTGGCAGTGCCCTGTAAGTAACGGAGAATTCGTTTAACTGCTGACCAATGATTTATCGTGGGACAATGCATGTACTGACAGACTTTGTTGACTGCGAAAGTGATGTCCGGTCGAGACAATGTAACATACTGAAGGGCACCTACAATTTGACGGTATTGAACGGGGTTGTCAAATGTTGCACTATCACCAAGAGCAAGGTTTGCGTTGGTTGTCATGGGAGATGAAACCGGTTTAGCATTAGATAAGTCGGCGCGTTCCAAAAGTTCATGTATGTATTTGCGTTGTGATAGGATCATGTCGTTACCATTCCTTGTGACTTCAATCCCGAGAAAATAAGACAAGTTACCCATGTCTTTAATAGCGAATGAGCGGCTGAGACTTTGTACCACCCTATCTATTTCCTTTGTATCGTTTCCTgttaaaataatgtcatcaacatacacaagCATATATAGAAGAGTGTTCCCATTAGAGTAGATGAATAAGGAAGTATCCGTTTTCGACCCATGAAATCCAAGAGAATGAAGTGTTGTAGAGAGTCGATGAAACCATGCTCTaggtgcttgctttaatccatataaGGCTTTGTGAAGGAGGCACACATGATTTGGTGTAGCTGAATTGACGAATCCTGGTGGTTGTTGTAGATAAACTGTTTCGTGAAGATCACCATGTAAAAAGGCATTTTGTACATCAAGTTGCCTGAGGGACCATTTCTGAGACACAGCCAAGGAGAGAACAACACGAATGGTTGTTGATTTTACAACGGGGCTAAATGTTTCCTGATAGTCGATGCCTGGTTGTTGTCGAAACCCTTTAGCAACTAAACGTGCTTTGTAGCGTTGTACTGCCCCTGTTTGATCCCGTTTTAATTTGTATACCCACTTGCAATCAACCACATTAGAATTTGGAACACGAGGTACTAGTGACCAAGTACCATTCCGCACCAACGCTGAATACTCTTCAGTCATGGCTTTACGCCAGTGAGGATCTTTGTTAGCAATGCTAAAGTTTGCTGGTTCAGTGTCGGACGAGGGACCTCTTGTATGATAGGAGGTGGCCTTATGTTGGTGGATTTGTTTTGGATTGGGGCGAAGATTGGTTGGTCGAGAACGAGGAGGTGGCTCAGTGTTTGTGGAAGTGGTGGTAGTAGTAGCAGTAGTCTGAGGTAGTTGGTTGTGACTTTGTTTAGGTGGTGATGAGGAGGTTTTTGAGCGACGATGATATGTGTGAATGATAGGTGGTTCGAACGTGCCGTGTACAAGCGGTGTAGTGGTGGTATTTTGTGGTTCTGGTGGGACAAAATGAGTTTTAGGAACTGTGGAAGGTGAATCTTTAGTTTGTGAGGTAGGATTTGGATATTTAGAGATGTAGGGATTGACTGGATGTGTAGAAATGGTTGTATCAGATTGTTTAAAAGGAAAAGATTGCTCATTGAATCGAACATGACGGGCTATATAAATATGATCCGACTTTGGGTCGAAACATCGATAGCCATGATGGGCAGTACTGTAACCAAGAAATACACAAGGTGTAGATCGAAAATCCATTTTGTGGTTGTTGTATGAACGAAGATGAGGGTAGCATTGGCACCCAAAAACTCGAAGAAATGAAAAATCAGGTTTATGTTTGAACACATGTTCAAAGGGTGAGGTTGCTGAGTTTGTTCTGGATGGCATTCGATTGATAAGATACACTGCAGTTCCAAAAGCAAAATGCCAAAAACGTTGTGGTACATGTGATTGAGCGAGTAGAGTAAGACCGGTTTCAACAACATGGCGATGTCGTCTTTCAACCAAACCATTTTGTTCACTTGTATGAGGACAGGAAAGACGATGATTGATGCCTAGTGGAGAAAAGAATTGATGGAGATTTCTAAATTCACCTCCCCAATCAGTTTGGACAGATTTGAGTTTGGTCTGAAATTGTCGTTCAACCATTGCCACAAATTGCTTAAAGGTGGCGTAAACATCAGATTTGAGTTTTAATGGGAAAAACCACATAAATCGTGAAAAGTGATCAACACACAACAAAAAGTATTTGTGACCATCAAAGGAGGTAACAGGCGCAGGTCCCCATACATCACAAAAGACTAAATCCAAAATGTGCGAACTTTTATAAGTAGATGGTAATAGATGAAGTTTAGAGGATTTTCCAACATTACATGAATCACAAAAGGTGGTGGTAAACTTATTTTGTAGAGGCAAATGATATTTAGATAACATGGACTTCAAAAGTTGTGGATGTGGATGTCCGAGTCTTTGATGCCATGTAATTGAAGATGCACGGGTAGTGGAGAATGCTACTTTGTGAACTGGTGAAGACTGAGGAAGATGGAAGGAGTAAAGACCACCATTACTTGGACCCGTGAGGAGGGTAGTGTGTGTAATCTTGTCCTTCACAGCAAAGAAAGTTGAGTGAAATTCAAAATACACATTGTTATCAAGACAAAACTTTTGTACAGAAAGTAGTTTATGTTTTATTTCAGGAACATGAAGTATGTCTTTGAGGGAAAAGGTTTTGTTTGGAGACGAAAAATGTGAGGAACCAACGTGTAGAATGGGTAAACCCTTACCATTGCCAACATGAAGATTGTCCTCACCGTAGTAGACCTCGGAGTTGCCAAAGTTGGATAGGTCTGGAGCAACATGGTGACTAGAGCCTGTGTCTGGGATCCAAGAGGTTGACGCTTGGGAGCGATATTCTGTAAAGTTGACTGAAGGTGACTGTCGTCTCATAGTAGCAGGGTTACGATTAGGACATTGAGATGGGATGTGCCCAATCCCACACCTGTTGCATGTGCCAAAAACTGTGTTTTGATTAGAAGCCCAATTAAATGAATTTCGATTACCTGCTTGATTTCTGTTGTTATAGTTGCCTGGTCCACGTCTGTAATCACGTCCACGACCACGGTTATTGCCAAATCGGTTAGTGTACATAGCTTGTGCAGCCGGTGTATGGGCAGGTTGAGCTTGGAGTCCAAGTTGAGATAAAAGCAATTGTATGGCTTGAAGCTGATCTGTTTGTGAAGCGGGCAAGACATTATTAGGAACTGGTGAACTGCGACTTTGTGTGCTAGTCGTGAATGCTTGAGCCGCAGGAATGTCGGGTACAGATTTCTTGATCATGTAGTCGTGGTCTGATAGCAGACCATGAAGGTCTACAAAGGTAGGGGGCTTTTCGCGGCCCAGAAGGCTTGATTTTAAACCGTTGTATTCCTCTCGTAGTCCTGATATAACTAGCATCACCAAATCTTTTTCTTTCATCTTTTCACCTATGTTAGCGAGCGCAACATCGTATTCTTGAGTCCTAGTTAGGTAATCTGCGGTTGTTTCATCTGTAGTCTGAGAAGCTGGGTTTTCAAAGTGTATTCTCGAGAGGAAGTGTGAGGAGCGTAGGCACGTTCAAGGGACAACCAGAGATCACGAGACGTTACTCCTTGAACATGTTGAAATGATGCTTCGGATATGGTAGAAAGGAGGAGCATTCTTATATGAGCATCATTAGAGACCCAATTAATGTAATTGGGGTTTGGTGGTTGAGACTGTGTTTCTTCATCTTTTTCTGATGATGGTACATTTGTAGGTGGACAAGGGATTGTGCCATCAATGTAGTCAAATAATTTGTTGGTGACGAAGAACGGTTCAACCATGGTCTTCCAGTAACCATAGTTCGTGGAAGATAAGGTGAAACCAAATTTGTGAGAGTTGTGTGCGGCTTTCTCTGTTGGAGTAAAGGAAGCTAGCATTGCCATTTTCagatatagaaaaaaaaaaaaaaaaaaagataaggtaataataaatttttttcttttttttttctgtttttttttcttttttttttttgtttttttttcctttttttttttaacttaaaagaagataaaaaagtaaaagtaaatagtaAATAGTATCTAGGGTAGGTAGGAGAGATATAAAAAGAAGATAAAGGGTTTTAAAACTTCATTCTCTTTTTTTTTTACTCTCGTTCCAGACACAAAAATAGAACAGGCAAGTACAGTGGCGGCCGGCGGTGAATAGTTACCGGAAAAAGCTGAAAATTTCAGCGTTCGGTTGGAATTTGATTCCGAGCGTATTGGTGTTGGCGGTTTTCTCTGATTTTGGCCGGATTGATGTAGATCGAAAAAGAAAGTCGAAAATTTCTGGCGGCTGTGGTGGCGCGTGGTGGCGGTTGCGGCTGAAATACTTGTGCGTGCGTTCGGAATTTAATTCCGCATGTAGTTGTGTTGGTAATTTGGCTGATTAGGGTTGTATTGAGTTGCGGTGATTTTGTGGGTTACCGGATTTAGTTATGACCTGAAAAAGCTCGTTTCTGATGTGAACGTTCCGACAACGCTGCATTCACAGAGCATACTTTGAGTTTTAAaggtcagttttttttttttttttttgttgttgttccgGAACTGCTGCCAGAATAGTAGCTGCCGGAATTGTTACCGGAATAGTGGCTGCCGGAATTGTTGCCGGACTTAGGCCTTTACAGCTCTTGATACCATAATAGATGATAGAATAGAGGAAGAGAGATATTGAACTTGTAAGTTCTGTGTGTATTATTCAGAGTATTGTGCCTTCTATATATATAGAAGGTGTAATTACACTAAGTATCCCTAAACTATAAATAGAACATAACCTTATACAATTATAGTTGTCTAATACTCTAGTTGGtctgtggactaaagcaatcacaatgattgcatataaccacgttatctcttgtgtcgatttacatttcttgcatttataatctttcgttcattaagtgggttagtaatcttgtagaattactatcggtgagtgatcttgttgaatcacttgcgttgttttgggttctaatatccttacaactggtatcagagcacaaggtttcgttaaggaaacgatggcggaagacgggaagtttagaatcgaccgattcgatgggagactttggcttttggaagatgcaaattgaagattacttgtatcaaaagaagctacatcaacctctgttagagaccaagcccgaaagcatgagcgatgccgattggacgcttttggatcgtcaagctttgggtgcgattcgtctttcacttgctaagaacgttgcatacaacgttgtgaatgagaagacgacgtttgcttgcttgaaagcactctctaacatgtatgagaaacctaccgcttctaataaggtttttctcatgcgacaattgttcaatacaaagatgaaggtacgagtgcaacggatcatatcaacgagttcaacaacatcatatcgaggttagcatcggtagatattgtgtttgatgatgagttaaaggcactaatcttgctttcatcattaccgaaaagttggtcgggtacggttaccgcagttagtagctctacgggaactactaagctagcgtttgaaggaataagggatttgattcttggtgaagatactcgtaggagaaactcgggggaatcgacatccggttctttgttaagtaccgacaaccgtggtaggaaatttgatcgccgtgagaagaagggtagaaagaagtctaagaagaggtatccatcgaaagatagaagtgaagctgtttgttggggttgcaatcaaaaaggacactttcaaaggaattgtaaaaatggtccggcgaaaggtgtgaacttgaccgaggaagaaagtgatgatgcacttttatgtagtgttgaaaattctatggagtcttggattttggattcaggagcttcgtttcatgctactcatgtcaaaagcatgatgaagaattttcgtccatatcaaggcaaggtgagattggcggacgacaaacaactcaatatagagggcattggagatgttgtattgaagactactcttggctctaattggaccttgaaaaacgtaaggtacattcctaaattaaaaaggaaacttatttcggttggtcaattagatgatgaaggtaacgcggttacttttgaaaaccgccaatggaaggtggttaagggtagttgtgtcgtgactggtggacataaaaggggaactctttatatggttgaagtgtttgatgaagacaaggtggttgctacggttaatgttgagtctgaatcaactctatggcaccgaagactcgggcatatgagtgagaagggtatgaagatgcttgtttcgagtgggagaattccagatttgaaaaaggtagaacttgaattttgcgaaccatgtgtatatgggaagcaaaagaaggtgacttttgggaaatcggaaaatgctcctaagttggagaaattggagcttgttcatacggatgtgtttggtccaaccaatgtagaatcacatggaggttctcgctattatgtcaccttcattgacgactccactcgaaaggtatgggtttattttcttaaagctaaatctgatgtatttaatacatttgtgaagtggaaagctatggtagaaaatgagactaatttgaaaggcaagtgcttgaagtcggataatggaggggaatatggtagtcttgagtttaaagaccattgtgcaaagctcggtattagaatgttgaaaacggtaccggagacaccgcaacacaatggggtcgccgaacgtatgaatcgtacgttaaatgaaagggctaagagtatgagactacatgccggtttgcctaagatgttttgggcagatgcggttaatacggcggcttatttaattaacaggggaccctcaacaccgttgggtttccgaattcccgaggaagaatggcaaggtaagaaggtgagttataatcaccttaggatctttgggtgtaatgcttatgtgaagaccaaagatgcggatagagacaagcttgaagctaagtcaaagaagtgtactttcataggttacgggtcggatgaaatgggttatcgttgttgggataacgaggctagaaaagtgattcgttctcatgatgttacctttgatgaagattcggtttatggcaaaccggaaacg from Rutidosis leptorrhynchoides isolate AG116_Rl617_1_P2 chromosome 9, CSIRO_AGI_Rlap_v1, whole genome shotgun sequence harbors:
- the LOC139869303 gene encoding serine/threonine-protein kinase AGC1-7-like → MNNSDRGGGYNNESNSNRVRNDSNESSSSTSSAPALRPHTGGDIRWEAINSVIARDRELGLSHFKLLKRLGYGDIGSVYLVELRGTNTFFAMKVMDKASLASRNKLLRAQTEREILGLLDHPFLPTLYSYFETDKFYCLVMEFCSGGNLHTLRQKQPTKHFTEEATRFFASQILLALEYLHMLGIVYRDLKPENVLVRDEGHIMLSDFDLSLRCSVNPTLVKSSSSHSSNNLAANGGGGGGGHGNTGTVEDNNAVHTSTTSSTNSNQSMNFFPRILPSKKNRKSKSDFGVLVGGSLPELMAEPTNVRSMSFVGTHEYLAPEIIRGEGHGSAVDWWTFGIFLYELLHGTTPFKGQGNRATLFNVVGQPLRFPEGPQVSHTARDLIKGLLVKEPQKRIAYRRGATEIKQHPFFEGVNWALVRSAQPPHVPEPVDFSQFATKESAGSHSTDKKVSGNKKSCSNDPSCANFEYF